The Serpentinimonas maccroryi genome has a segment encoding these proteins:
- a CDS encoding nitrate reductase subunit alpha — MSHFLDRLTFFKLAREPFADGHGRTTAEDRTWEDAYRNRWASEKIVRSTHGTNCTGSCSWKIYVKGGIVTWETQQTDYPRTRWDMPNHEPRGCARGASYSWYLYSANRVKYPMVRGRLLERWRAALKVAKTPVDAWALIADDEAARRDYQQVRGMGGFVRSTWDEVNQLIASANVYTIKKYGPDRIIGFSPIPAMSMVSYAAGSRYMSLLGGVSMSFYDWYCDLPPASPQIWGEQTDVPESADWYNSGFIIAWGSNVPQTRTPDAHFFTEVRYKGTKTVAVTPDYSEVAKLADIWMHPKQGTDAALAMAMGHVVLKEFYFPDSGVRSAYFDDYARRYTDLPLLVLLKEHTLADGSTTLVPDRYLRSSDFAGKLGQSNNPEWKTVAFDTTGKAVLPNGSIGFRWGPEGREDLGKWNLEAKEARTNEEVRLKLSVLEDGAQEHQIAEVALPYFAGRDVPHFSSNKMGGGDINRVRVPVVKLPLSKEDGAPQALVATVFDLQVAQYGIDRGLGSGAKNYDDNAPYTPAWQEAITGVPRQQVITVARQFADNAHKTHGKSMVIIGAAMNHWYHADMNYRGVINLLMMCGCIGQSGGGWAHYVGQEKLRPQSGWIPLAFATDWARPPRQQNSTSFFYAHTDQWRYEQIGVADILSPLADPKAYGGSLIDYNVRAERMGWLPSAPQLKTNPLQVVKDAAAAGMDPKDYAVKALKDGSLQMSCEDPDAPQNWPRNLFVWRSNLLGSSGKGHEYFLKHLLGTQNGVQGKDLGAADAKPTEVAWHAQAPEGKLDLLVTLDFRMSTTCLYSDIVLPTASWYEKNDLNTSDMHPFIHPLSVAVDPVWQSRSDWEIYKGLAKAFSQVCVGHLGVEKELVLTPLMHDSPAELAQPFDVKEWKKGECDLVPGKTAPAMTVVERDYPNTYKRFTALGPLLNKLGNGGKGMAWKTETEVTQLGELNGITLEEGPTKGMPRIVSDIDACEVILQLAPETNGHVAVKAWEALSKVTGREHAHLALHREDEKIRFRDCQAQPRKIISSPIWSGLESEKVSYNAGYTNVHELIPWRTLTGRQQFYQDHAWMRAFGEGFSSYRPPVDLNTTDAIHNRKPNGNKEILLNFITPHQKWGIHSTYSDNLMMLTLNRGGPVIWLSEVDAKAAGIEDNDWVELFNVNGAISARAVVSQRVNQGMVMMYHAQEKIINAPGSEITGHRGGIHNSVTRAVTKPTHMIGGYAQLSWGFNYYGTIGTNRDEFVVVRKMHKVDWLDTPDDPQRASAVLSQGENP; from the coding sequence CGCGCTCAAGGTGGCCAAGACGCCGGTCGATGCTTGGGCGCTGATCGCCGACGACGAGGCAGCACGGCGCGACTACCAGCAGGTGCGCGGCATGGGCGGCTTCGTGCGCTCGACCTGGGACGAAGTCAACCAGCTCATCGCCAGCGCCAACGTCTATACGATCAAGAAGTATGGGCCGGACCGGATCATCGGCTTTTCGCCCATTCCGGCCATGTCGATGGTTTCCTACGCAGCCGGCTCGCGCTACATGAGCCTGCTCGGCGGCGTGAGCATGAGCTTTTACGACTGGTACTGCGACCTGCCCCCGGCCAGCCCGCAGATCTGGGGCGAGCAGACCGACGTGCCCGAATCGGCCGACTGGTACAACTCGGGCTTCATCATCGCCTGGGGCTCCAACGTGCCGCAGACGCGCACCCCGGATGCCCACTTCTTCACCGAGGTGCGCTACAAGGGCACCAAAACGGTGGCGGTCACACCCGACTACTCCGAAGTCGCCAAGCTGGCCGACATCTGGATGCACCCCAAGCAGGGCACCGACGCCGCACTCGCCATGGCCATGGGCCATGTGGTGTTGAAGGAGTTCTACTTCCCCGACAGCGGCGTGCGCAGCGCCTACTTCGACGACTACGCGCGCCGCTACACCGACCTGCCCTTGCTGGTGCTGCTCAAGGAGCACACCCTAGCCGACGGCAGCACCACGCTGGTGCCGGACCGCTACCTGCGCTCCAGCGACTTTGCCGGCAAGCTCGGCCAAAGCAACAACCCGGAGTGGAAAACCGTCGCCTTCGACACCACCGGCAAGGCGGTGCTGCCCAACGGATCGATCGGCTTTCGCTGGGGCCCCGAAGGCCGCGAAGACCTCGGCAAGTGGAACCTAGAAGCCAAAGAAGCGCGCACCAACGAAGAAGTGCGGCTCAAGCTCTCGGTGCTTGAAGACGGCGCCCAAGAACACCAGATCGCCGAAGTGGCCCTGCCCTACTTCGCCGGCCGCGACGTGCCGCATTTCAGTTCCAACAAAATGGGCGGAGGAGACATCAACCGCGTGCGCGTGCCGGTGGTCAAGTTGCCGCTGAGTAAAGAAGACGGCGCGCCCCAAGCACTGGTGGCGACGGTGTTCGACTTGCAGGTGGCGCAGTACGGCATCGACCGCGGGCTGGGCAGCGGGGCCAAAAACTACGACGACAACGCCCCCTACACCCCGGCTTGGCAAGAGGCCATCACCGGCGTGCCGCGTCAGCAGGTGATCACGGTGGCGCGCCAGTTTGCCGACAACGCGCACAAGACGCACGGCAAATCCATGGTCATCATCGGCGCCGCCATGAACCACTGGTACCACGCCGACATGAACTACCGCGGCGTCATCAACCTGCTGATGATGTGCGGCTGCATCGGCCAAAGCGGCGGCGGCTGGGCGCACTACGTCGGGCAAGAGAAGCTGCGCCCGCAGTCGGGCTGGATTCCGCTGGCTTTTGCCACCGACTGGGCGCGCCCACCGCGGCAGCAGAACTCGACCTCGTTCTTCTACGCCCACACCGACCAGTGGCGCTACGAGCAGATCGGCGTCGCCGACATCCTGTCGCCGCTGGCCGACCCCAAAGCCTACGGCGGCAGCCTGATCGACTACAACGTGCGCGCCGAACGCATGGGCTGGTTGCCCAGCGCACCGCAGCTCAAGACCAACCCCTTGCAGGTGGTCAAGGACGCCGCCGCCGCCGGCATGGACCCCAAGGACTACGCCGTCAAGGCGCTCAAGGACGGCAGCCTGCAGATGAGCTGCGAAGACCCGGATGCGCCGCAAAACTGGCCGCGCAACCTGTTCGTCTGGCGCTCGAACCTGCTGGGCTCGTCGGGCAAGGGCCACGAGTACTTCCTCAAGCACCTGCTGGGCACGCAAAACGGCGTGCAGGGCAAAGACCTCGGCGCCGCCGACGCCAAGCCGACCGAAGTCGCTTGGCACGCCCAAGCGCCCGAAGGCAAGCTCGACTTGCTGGTGACGCTCGACTTTCGCATGAGCACCACCTGCCTGTACTCCGACATCGTGCTGCCCACGGCCAGCTGGTACGAGAAAAACGACCTCAACACCAGCGACATGCACCCCTTCATCCACCCGCTGTCGGTGGCGGTCGATCCGGTCTGGCAGAGCCGCTCCGACTGGGAGATCTACAAGGGCCTGGCCAAAGCGTTCAGCCAGGTCTGCGTCGGCCACTTGGGCGTAGAAAAAGAGCTGGTGCTGACGCCGCTGATGCACGACAGCCCGGCCGAGTTGGCGCAGCCCTTCGACGTCAAGGAGTGGAAAAAAGGCGAGTGCGATTTGGTGCCAGGCAAGACCGCACCGGCCATGACCGTGGTCGAGCGCGACTACCCCAACACCTACAAGCGCTTCACCGCGCTCGGGCCGCTGCTCAACAAACTGGGCAACGGCGGCAAGGGCATGGCCTGGAAGACCGAGACCGAAGTCACGCAGCTGGGCGAGCTCAACGGCATCACGCTGGAAGAAGGCCCGACCAAAGGCATGCCGCGCATCGTCAGCGACATCGACGCCTGCGAAGTGATTTTGCAGCTGGCGCCCGAGACCAACGGCCACGTCGCCGTCAAGGCTTGGGAGGCGCTGTCCAAGGTCACCGGGCGCGAGCACGCGCACCTGGCGCTGCACCGCGAGGACGAAAAAATCCGCTTCCGCGACTGCCAGGCGCAGCCGCGCAAGATCATCAGCTCGCCGATCTGGTCCGGGCTGGAATCCGAGAAGGTGTCGTACAACGCCGGCTACACCAACGTGCACGAACTGATTCCATGGCGCACCCTGACCGGGCGCCAGCAGTTCTACCAAGACCACGCTTGGATGCGCGCCTTTGGCGAGGGCTTTTCGAGCTACCGGCCGCCGGTGGACCTCAACACCACCGACGCCATCCACAACCGCAAGCCCAACGGCAACAAGGAGATTTTGCTCAACTTCATCACCCCGCACCAGAAGTGGGGCATCCACAGCACCTACTCCGACAACCTGATGATGCTCACGCTCAACCGCGGCGGACCGGTGATCTGGTTGTCCGAAGTCGATGCCAAGGCCGCCGGCATCGAAGACAACGACTGGGTCGAGCTGTTCAACGTCAACGGCGCCATCTCGGCGCGCGCCGTGGTCAGCCAGCGCGTCAACCAGGGCATGGTGATGATGTACCACGCGCAAGAGAAGATCATCAACGCGCCGGGTTCCGAAATCACCGGCCACCGCGGCGGCATCCACAACTCGGTCACGCGCGCCGTCACCAAGCCGACGCACATGATCGGCGGCTACGCGCAGCTGAGCTGGGGCTTCAACTACTACGGCACCATCGGCACCAACCGCGACGAGTTCGTGGTGGTGCGCAAGATGCACAAGGTCGATTGGCTCGACACCCCGGACGACCCGCAGCGCGCCAGCGCCGTCTTGTCGCAGGGCGAAAACCCCTGA
- the narJ gene encoding nitrate reductase molybdenum cofactor assembly chaperone, translated as MSHHSPPLAPSMQLTLRALAHLLRYPDAALRAHLPELRAALQQEAALAAPRLAELEQLLQRLQHSSGLTVEAEYVELFDRGRGTALHLFEHVHGDSRDRGPAMIDLLQTYEQAGLYLDADDLPDYLPVLLEFASTQPAEQARAFLHETAHIVRAIFSALLKRQSPYACVLAAVLELAGEAAEPVPVAADPDLDQAWAEPAAFDGCASSGQTRPDQPQPIRFVKPSKPSHQGAQT; from the coding sequence ATGAGCCACCACAGCCCCCCACTGGCCCCGAGCATGCAGCTGACGCTGCGCGCGCTGGCGCACCTGCTGCGCTACCCCGACGCGGCCCTGCGCGCGCACCTGCCCGAGCTGCGCGCCGCCTTGCAACAAGAGGCCGCGCTCGCCGCGCCGCGCTTGGCCGAGCTCGAGCAGCTGCTGCAGCGCCTGCAGCACAGCAGCGGCCTGACGGTCGAGGCCGAGTACGTCGAGCTCTTTGACCGCGGCCGTGGCACGGCGCTGCACCTGTTCGAGCACGTGCACGGCGACAGCCGCGACCGCGGCCCGGCCATGATCGACCTGCTGCAAACCTACGAGCAAGCCGGCCTGTACCTGGACGCCGACGACCTGCCCGACTACCTGCCGGTGCTGCTCGAGTTCGCCTCGACCCAGCCGGCCGAGCAAGCGCGGGCCTTTCTGCACGAGACCGCGCACATCGTGCGCGCCATCTTCAGCGCCCTGCTCAAGCGCCAAAGCCCCTACGCCTGCGTGCTGGCGGCGGTGCTCGAGCTCGCCGGCGAGGCCGCCGAACCGGTGCCGGTGGCCGCCGACCCGGATCTCGATCAGGCCTGGGCCGAGCCGGCGGCGTTTGACGGCTGCGCCAGCAGCGGCCAAACGCGGCCCGATCAGCCGCAACCGATACGCTTTGTCAAGCCGTCCAAACCGTCGCATCAAGGAGCGCAGACATGA
- the narH gene encoding nitrate reductase subunit beta, translated as MKVRAQIGMVLNLDKCIGCHTCSVTCKNVWTNRPGVEYAWFNNVETKPGIGYPKEWENQNRWNGGWTRKSDGSIVPRQGGKWSLLMKLFANPNLPEIDDYYEPFTFDYEHLHSAPEMKTAPTARPRSLITGQRMEKIEWGPNWEEILGGEFSKRSKDSNLDSFEAAQKAMVGEFENTFMMYLPRLCEHCLNPTCVASCPSGSIYKREEDGIVLIDQDKCRGWRMCVSGCPYKKIYYNWKSGKAEKCIFCYPRIEAGQPTVCSETCVGRIRYLGVLLYDADRIEQAASVARDTDLYQAQLDVFLDPNDPEVIAQALRDGVPQNWLDAARVSPVWKMAMDWKVALPLHPEYRTLPMVWYIPPLSPISAAANAGALNLNGVIPDVSQLRIPVKYLANLLTAGDPFPVVKALERMLAMRAYQRAKHVEGVVNQEVLDQVGLDAATVEDMYHIMAIANYEDRFVIPSTHREYAENAYNLRGGCGFSFGNGCSDGETETSLFGAEKKRTIPIKVGA; from the coding sequence ATGAAAGTACGCGCACAGATCGGCATGGTCCTGAACTTGGACAAATGCATCGGTTGCCACACTTGCTCGGTAACGTGCAAGAACGTTTGGACCAACCGCCCCGGCGTCGAGTACGCCTGGTTCAACAACGTCGAGACCAAACCCGGCATCGGCTACCCCAAGGAGTGGGAAAACCAAAATCGCTGGAACGGCGGCTGGACCCGCAAGAGCGACGGCTCGATCGTGCCGCGCCAAGGGGGCAAGTGGTCGCTGCTGATGAAGCTGTTTGCCAACCCCAACCTGCCCGAAATCGACGACTATTACGAGCCCTTCACCTTCGACTACGAGCACCTGCACAGCGCGCCCGAAATGAAGACCGCGCCCACGGCACGCCCGCGCTCGCTCATCACCGGCCAGCGCATGGAGAAGATCGAATGGGGCCCGAACTGGGAAGAAATCCTGGGCGGCGAGTTCTCCAAGCGCAGCAAGGACTCCAACCTCGACAGCTTCGAGGCGGCGCAGAAAGCCATGGTGGGTGAGTTCGAAAACACCTTCATGATGTACCTGCCGCGGCTGTGCGAGCACTGCCTGAACCCGACTTGCGTCGCCTCCTGCCCATCGGGCAGCATCTACAAGCGCGAAGAAGACGGCATCGTGCTGATCGACCAAGACAAGTGCCGCGGCTGGCGCATGTGCGTCTCGGGCTGCCCGTACAAAAAAATCTACTACAACTGGAAAAGCGGCAAGGCCGAGAAGTGCATCTTCTGCTACCCGCGCATCGAAGCCGGCCAGCCCACGGTGTGCTCCGAGACCTGCGTGGGCCGCATCCGCTACCTCGGCGTGCTGCTCTACGACGCCGACCGCATCGAGCAAGCCGCCAGCGTGGCCCGCGACACCGACCTGTACCAGGCGCAACTCGACGTCTTTCTGGACCCCAACGACCCCGAGGTCATCGCCCAAGCCCTGCGCGACGGCGTGCCGCAGAACTGGCTCGACGCCGCCCGTGTGAGCCCGGTGTGGAAGATGGCGATGGACTGGAAGGTGGCGCTGCCGCTGCACCCGGAATACCGCACCCTGCCCATGGTCTGGTACATCCCGCCGCTGTCGCCCATCAGCGCCGCGGCCAACGCCGGCGCGCTCAACCTCAACGGCGTCATCCCCGACGTGAGCCAGTTGCGCATCCCGGTCAAGTATCTGGCCAACCTGCTCACCGCCGGCGACCCGTTCCCGGTGGTCAAGGCGCTCGAGCGCATGCTGGCCATGCGCGCCTACCAGCGCGCCAAGCACGTCGAGGGCGTGGTGAACCAAGAGGTGCTCGATCAGGTCGGGCTCGATGCGGCCACGGTCGAAGACATGTACCACATCATGGCCATCGCCAACTACGAAGACCGCTTCGTGATCCCGAGCACGCACCGCGAGTACGCCGAAAACGCCTACAACCTGCGCGGTGGCTGCGGCTTCAGTTTTGGCAACGGCTGCTCCGACGGCGAAACCGAAACCAGCCTGTTCGGGGCCGAGAAGAAGCGCACCATCCCCATCAAGGTAGGAGCCTGA